One stretch of Deltaproteobacteria bacterium DNA includes these proteins:
- a CDS encoding VOC family protein, with the protein MALHRLNGITLGVPDVAAAASYYGEFGLAPLGGDRFATVDGGEQLRLVPTPTRRLVELAIGADDPDDLARIARSTEPFGVAVERSGDTLVTTDPGTRVRVVVRVTERLRQRETPASVSNGPGRVGRPNGRADAVLRAARVRPRKLGHVVVGSTDFATSQRFFIEGIGFKVSDTVEGLASFLRCSTDHHNLLVQAAPVPLLHHSSWQVEDVDEIGRAAHAMLSADPSRHVWGLGRHHIGSNFFWYLKDPAGNFSEYYADMDCIVDDQIWKPEVWEGARGLYNWGPPPPPSFLAPEDLAELMAGAHG; encoded by the coding sequence GTGGCATTGCATAGGCTGAACGGCATCACGCTCGGAGTCCCCGACGTCGCGGCGGCCGCGAGCTACTACGGGGAGTTCGGGCTCGCTCCGCTCGGTGGCGACCGGTTCGCGACCGTCGACGGTGGGGAGCAGCTGCGGCTCGTCCCGACGCCGACGCGCCGTCTCGTCGAGCTCGCGATCGGCGCGGACGACCCCGATGATCTCGCCCGCATCGCGCGCAGTACCGAGCCGTTCGGCGTCGCCGTCGAGCGGAGCGGCGACACCCTCGTGACGACCGACCCTGGGACGCGTGTCCGCGTGGTCGTACGCGTCACCGAGCGCCTGCGGCAGCGTGAAACGCCCGCGAGCGTGAGCAACGGACCCGGCCGGGTAGGGCGTCCGAACGGTCGCGCCGACGCCGTGCTCCGCGCCGCGCGCGTGCGGCCGCGGAAGCTCGGCCACGTCGTGGTCGGTTCCACGGACTTCGCGACGAGCCAGCGGTTCTTCATCGAAGGCATCGGCTTCAAGGTGAGCGACACGGTCGAGGGTCTGGCGTCGTTCCTGCGGTGCTCGACCGACCACCACAACCTGCTCGTGCAGGCGGCGCCGGTGCCGCTCCTCCATCACAGCTCGTGGCAGGTCGAGGACGTCGACGAGATCGGCCGAGCTGCGCACGCGATGCTGTCGGCCGATCCGAGCCGGCACGTCTGGGGTCTCGGGCGCCACCACATCGGCTCGAACTTCTTCTGGTACCTGAAGGATCCGGCCGGCAACTTCAGCGAGTACTACGCCGACATGGATTGCATCGTGGACGACCAGATCTGGAAGCCTGAGGTGTGGGAGGGGGCGCGCGGCCTCTACAACTGGGGACC
- a CDS encoding fumarylacetoacetate hydrolase family protein, with protein MRIANVRGRLMLLGVDDAIDVAQASGGRFSAEPQAVYAEWEAFRAWAATARRGGAVPIVGAELGPPSPRPAQVFGIGLNYTAHAAEAGLPVPDRLPVFTKFPTCLAGPNAEIVLPSGAVDWEVELVVVIGTRAYRVAEAAAWDHVAGLAVGQDVSERVVQWSGGGQFSMGKSFPTFGPFGPYLVTPDELPNRDDLAIRCWVNDELMQESRTSDMVFSVARIIEGLSAVLPLLPGDVIFTGTPSGIGASRKPPRFLQPGDVVRSEIEGLGGLGNRCVAG; from the coding sequence ATGCGCATCGCGAACGTACGTGGCCGGCTCATGCTGCTCGGCGTCGACGACGCCATCGACGTGGCGCAGGCGTCCGGCGGACGCTTCTCGGCGGAACCGCAGGCCGTCTACGCCGAATGGGAGGCCTTCCGCGCCTGGGCGGCGACGGCGCGCCGCGGCGGCGCCGTGCCGATCGTCGGGGCGGAGCTCGGTCCCCCGTCGCCCCGTCCGGCGCAGGTCTTCGGGATCGGGCTCAACTACACCGCGCACGCGGCCGAGGCCGGCTTGCCGGTGCCGGATCGTTTGCCGGTGTTCACGAAGTTCCCCACCTGCCTCGCAGGTCCGAACGCGGAGATCGTGCTACCGAGCGGCGCGGTCGATTGGGAGGTGGAGCTCGTGGTCGTCATCGGCACACGGGCGTACCGCGTCGCGGAAGCCGCGGCGTGGGACCACGTCGCGGGCCTGGCAGTGGGCCAGGACGTCTCGGAGCGCGTCGTGCAATGGTCGGGGGGCGGCCAGTTCTCGATGGGGAAATCGTTTCCGACCTTCGGTCCGTTCGGCCCGTATCTCGTGACCCCGGACGAGCTGCCGAATCGGGACGACCTCGCCATCCGCTGCTGGGTGAACGACGAGCTCATGCAGGAGAGCCGCACCTCGGACATGGTGTTCAGCGTCGCGCGCATCATCGAGGGCCTCTCGGCCGTGCTGCCGCTCTTGCCGGGCGACGTCATTTTCACGGGCACGCCCTCGGGTATCGGCGCGAGCCGGAAGCCGCCGCGCTTCCTGCAACCCGGCGACGTCGTGCGCAGCGAGATCGAAGGTCTCGGCGGGCTCGGCAATCGCTGCGTCGCCGGGTGA